From Pseudomonas poae, the proteins below share one genomic window:
- a CDS encoding carboxymuconolactone decarboxylase family protein, which yields MQDWKQTRKDINTRLVELNGLSPETMKGMAALGAAGGKTNHLDAKTRELISLAVAVTTRCDGCIAFHAAEAKKLGVTSEEVAEALGVAINMNAGAALVYSTHVLDAFDKS from the coding sequence ATGCAAGATTGGAAGCAAACCCGCAAAGACATCAATACTCGCTTGGTAGAACTAAACGGCCTGTCTCCGGAAACAATGAAAGGCATGGCGGCGCTCGGCGCTGCCGGCGGCAAGACCAATCACCTGGACGCGAAGACCCGAGAACTGATCTCGCTCGCCGTGGCCGTGACCACCCGCTGCGACGGTTGCATCGCCTTCCACGCCGCCGAAGCCAAGAAACTTGGCGTCACCAGTGAAGAAGTCGCCGAAGCACTGGGCGTGGCAATCAACATGAACGCCGGTGCCGCGTTGGTGTACAGCACACATGTGCTGGACGCATTCGATAAGTCGTAA
- a CDS encoding alkene reductase, protein MNKLLTPYDLSGTALKNRVVMAPMTRTRTLDNIPNEFTALYYAQRASAGLLITEGLPISDEARGYLYTPGIYADEHLPGWRQVTDAVHAKGGKIFAQLWHVGRMSHISVHGMVPVSSGTQPAVDTTVYAWIEPGESGAVQPSVPRALETEEVKRVIADFVKSARMAMEAGFDGIEIMAANGFLFDQFLSSALNTRTDQYGGSIANRQRFLLETIDAISAEIGGSKIGVRFSPFGRLYDFGVYEGEAETWMSMAAALNERELAYVHLNYQPTIVAAETPPGFGAAFREAYKGTLMAAGGFNQALAESELVKGELDLIAFGTAYIANPDLVERMQNGWPLAEGDRATYYGVSDRIAKGYTDYPEYVAAKA, encoded by the coding sequence ATGAATAAGCTGCTCACCCCTTACGATCTGTCCGGTACTGCGCTAAAAAACCGGGTCGTTATGGCCCCCATGACCCGCACCCGGACCCTAGACAACATCCCTAACGAGTTCACCGCGCTGTATTACGCGCAGCGTGCTTCTGCTGGTCTGCTGATCACCGAAGGCCTGCCGATTTCCGACGAAGCCCGTGGCTACCTGTACACCCCAGGTATTTATGCCGACGAACACTTGCCAGGCTGGCGTCAGGTCACCGACGCGGTGCATGCCAAGGGCGGGAAGATCTTCGCGCAGTTATGGCACGTTGGCCGTATGTCCCATATTTCGGTGCATGGCATGGTTCCGGTTTCTTCGGGTACTCAGCCGGCGGTCGATACCACGGTGTATGCCTGGATCGAGCCTGGCGAATCCGGCGCTGTGCAACCCAGCGTGCCCCGTGCGCTGGAAACGGAAGAAGTGAAACGTGTCATCGCTGACTTTGTGAAGTCTGCGCGTATGGCGATGGAGGCCGGTTTTGACGGTATCGAAATCATGGCTGCCAACGGGTTCCTGTTCGATCAGTTCCTCAGCAGCGCCTTGAACACCCGTACCGACCAGTACGGTGGCTCGATCGCCAATCGCCAGCGCTTTCTGCTGGAAACCATTGACGCGATTTCTGCCGAAATCGGCGGCTCGAAGATTGGCGTACGGTTCTCGCCGTTTGGCCGCCTGTATGACTTTGGTGTGTACGAAGGTGAAGCAGAAACCTGGATGAGCATGGCGGCAGCGCTTAATGAACGCGAACTGGCCTACGTCCACCTGAACTACCAACCGACCATCGTCGCCGCTGAAACGCCGCCGGGGTTCGGCGCCGCGTTCCGTGAAGCCTACAAGGGTACCTTGATGGCCGCCGGTGGGTTTAATCAAGCCCTCGCTGAGTCGGAACTGGTTAAAGGTGAACTCGACTTGATCGCCTTCGGTACGGCCTACATCGCCAACCCCGATTTGGTGGAGCGCATGCAGAACGGCTGGCCACTGGCAGAGGGTGATCGCGCGACTTACTACGGTGTCAGCGATCGCATTGCCAAGGGTTACACCGACTACCCGGAATACGTTGCAGCCAAAGCCTGA
- a CDS encoding 4-oxalocrotonate tautomerase family protein, with protein MPLVTIKGIEGVFTDKQKAEVIQKVTDAMVSVEGENMRALTWVIFEEVKSGDWGIAGEPVTAQDILKLQVGK; from the coding sequence ATGCCTCTCGTTACCATCAAAGGCATTGAAGGCGTTTTTACCGACAAGCAGAAAGCCGAAGTCATCCAGAAAGTGACGGACGCCATGGTGTCTGTGGAAGGTGAAAACATGCGCGCCCTCACCTGGGTCATCTTCGAAGAGGTCAAAAGCGGAGATTGGGGAATCGCTGGCGAACCCGTGACTGCGCAGGACATATTGAAACTGCAAGTAGGTAAATAA
- the kefF gene encoding glutathione-regulated potassium-efflux system oxidoreductase KefF, translating into MSWNAPNDSDHYAHPYPDKSKVNEVMLRQASNNPDVVIRSLYDLYPDFHIDVQAEQQSLEQAKLLVLQHPLYWYSCPPLLKLWIDKAFTQGWAYGKGATALKGKSLLWAVTTGGEHDQFDMGDHPGFSVLAQPLHATAAYCQMRRLTPVAVHGAFNAAPRPCFRIVLGPQGIGATGHWSLQSPRTSGSIPSPEPGDAGRNGRAACG; encoded by the coding sequence TTGTCGTGGAATGCTCCCAATGATTCTGATCATTACGCTCACCCTTACCCCGACAAATCCAAGGTTAACGAGGTGATGCTCAGGCAAGCCTCCAATAACCCGGATGTGGTCATACGCTCCCTTTATGACCTGTACCCGGACTTCCACATCGATGTCCAAGCCGAGCAGCAATCCCTAGAACAGGCAAAGCTTCTGGTCCTGCAACATCCGCTGTACTGGTACAGCTGCCCGCCGCTGCTGAAATTGTGGATCGATAAAGCCTTCACCCAAGGGTGGGCCTATGGCAAAGGCGCCACCGCACTCAAAGGTAAGAGCTTGTTGTGGGCCGTGACCACCGGCGGCGAGCACGACCAGTTCGACATGGGTGACCACCCCGGGTTTTCGGTGCTTGCCCAACCCCTGCATGCGACCGCGGCCTACTGCCAGATGCGCAGGCTGACGCCTGTGGCTGTTCACGGTGCTTTCAACGCTGCCCCTCGACCCTGCTTTCGCATTGTCCTTGGGCCGCAGGGCATTGGAGCAACTGGGCATTGGTCGCTACAAAGCCCGCGAACGAGCGGATCGATTCCGTCGCCTGAACCTGGAGATGCTGGAAGAAATGGCCGCGCAGCCTGTGGATGA
- a CDS encoding thioredoxin family protein, giving the protein MSRIVELSAQQFARFVAKGSSVVLFSASWCKPCQEMKPVFHALEEKLHSLAAFAKIDVVVSPTIAQMYGIRAVPSLGVFHEGRLLRVMPGSRSVGTMKKAILAELEEAI; this is encoded by the coding sequence ATGAGCCGTATCGTTGAGTTGAGTGCTCAGCAGTTCGCCCGCTTTGTGGCCAAAGGCAGCAGCGTCGTTCTGTTTTCAGCGTCCTGGTGCAAGCCTTGTCAGGAGATGAAGCCGGTCTTTCATGCTTTGGAAGAAAAGCTTCACTCCTTGGCGGCTTTTGCAAAGATTGATGTGGTGGTGTCTCCGACGATCGCGCAAATGTACGGTATCCGGGCGGTGCCATCCTTGGGGGTGTTCCATGAGGGGCGGCTGCTGCGGGTCATGCCCGGATCCCGTTCAGTTGGAACAATGAAAAAAGCCATTCTTGCGGAGTTGGAAGAGGCGATTTAA
- a CDS encoding DsbA family oxidoreductase: protein MQTSSKKYAVDIWSDFVCPWCWVAKRRFEQALDKFAEKDNVQVNVKAYRLAADQAPEPMIAALKRKLGNPDSAVAMMNTVSKYGRADGLDYRFDSMLFGDTADAHVLVKAVADEVVKKRLVEALYEQSTSHGQSLFDRGSLEAIAKAVGVSDALIQRAWSSVELREEMEEDEHIAAQLGSGVPLFVFDNAFSLSGAQPEAAFLEALNKMQEKSKVEDDAFSSQVCGIDGCKI, encoded by the coding sequence ATGCAAACTTCTTCGAAAAAATATGCAGTGGATATCTGGTCTGATTTTGTTTGCCCTTGGTGCTGGGTAGCCAAGCGTCGATTCGAGCAGGCGCTCGATAAATTTGCTGAAAAAGACAATGTACAAGTCAACGTCAAGGCCTATCGTCTGGCGGCGGATCAAGCGCCAGAGCCTATGATCGCTGCCCTTAAACGCAAGCTCGGCAATCCGGATTCCGCTGTCGCGATGATGAACACCGTCAGTAAATATGGTCGGGCCGATGGGCTTGATTACCGCTTTGACAGCATGCTGTTTGGCGATACCGCAGATGCCCATGTACTGGTCAAGGCGGTTGCGGACGAAGTCGTTAAAAAACGCTTGGTCGAGGCGCTGTATGAGCAAAGCACCTCCCATGGTCAGTCGCTGTTTGATCGCGGCAGCCTGGAGGCCATAGCCAAGGCCGTAGGTGTTTCGGACGCGTTAATCCAACGGGCGTGGTCATCCGTTGAATTGCGCGAAGAGATGGAGGAAGACGAACATATCGCCGCGCAACTAGGTTCGGGCGTGCCTTTGTTTGTATTCGATAATGCCTTCTCATTGTCCGGTGCTCAGCCTGAGGCTGCTTTTCTTGAAGCGCTGAACAAGATGCAGGAGAAGTCGAAAGTCGAAGATGACGCATTCAGCAGTCAAGTCTGCGGCATAGATGGCTGCAAAATTTGA
- a CDS encoding TetR/AcrR family transcriptional regulator, with amino-acid sequence MSITTKAALLRAAETQMRSKGYSAFSYADLAAQIGIRKASIHHHFPTKENLGAELIKDYIKRFDATLSSIEEMHVDPLLRLRGFARLFIISANEGLLPLCGALAAEMAALPLSLQGLTRAFFETQLDWLQATLNAGVRQRNWSLDKPVETYAFMLLSSLEGASLIDWTLGRSTDPLAGFDHLLETLVTRS; translated from the coding sequence ATGTCGATCACGACAAAAGCAGCGCTGTTGAGAGCTGCGGAAACCCAAATGCGCTCCAAGGGCTATTCCGCGTTCAGTTATGCCGATCTTGCGGCGCAGATCGGCATTAGAAAAGCCAGTATTCACCATCACTTCCCGACCAAGGAAAACCTGGGCGCGGAGCTGATCAAGGACTACATCAAACGCTTCGATGCGACCCTCAGTTCGATCGAAGAAATGCATGTCGATCCGTTGCTGCGGCTTCGTGGTTTTGCCCGGCTTTTCATCATTAGCGCCAACGAGGGGCTGCTGCCCTTGTGTGGTGCCCTGGCGGCAGAAATGGCGGCACTGCCGCTGTCGCTGCAAGGGCTCACTCGGGCGTTCTTTGAAACCCAGCTCGATTGGCTTCAGGCCACCCTCAATGCAGGGGTCCGGCAGCGCAACTGGTCGCTGGACAAACCCGTTGAGACCTACGCGTTCATGCTGCTGAGCAGCCTGGAGGGCGCGAGCCTTATCGATTGGACATTGGGCCGATCAACCGACCCGTTGGCAGGCTTCGATCATTTGCTTGAAACGCTGGTAACGCGGTCTTGA